One Cohnella candidum genomic region harbors:
- a CDS encoding GNAT family N-acetyltransferase — MQHVKIQVAHTIERDGRTLVVEGPVPPERLRTMTLHPKLDAFRRPKDQHEALVEIAGLPEGRVVLAREGDLVAGYVTFHYPDEMERWYEGGMDDLIELGAIEVADDYRSMGLGKALIAAAFEHGQLDNAIVYTTEYYWHWDLEGSGLSVWGYREMMEKLMKSVGMVWFATDDPEICAHPANCLMVRIGKDVPLASVERFDRVRFRQRFMY; from the coding sequence ATGCAGCACGTCAAGATTCAGGTTGCCCATACGATCGAACGCGACGGACGTACGCTCGTCGTCGAAGGTCCGGTTCCGCCGGAACGGCTGCGGACGATGACCCTGCATCCTAAATTGGACGCGTTTCGCCGTCCCAAGGACCAGCATGAAGCTTTGGTGGAAATCGCGGGTCTGCCGGAAGGCCGCGTGGTGCTGGCCCGGGAAGGCGATCTGGTCGCGGGATACGTGACGTTCCACTACCCCGACGAAATGGAACGGTGGTACGAAGGCGGCATGGACGACCTGATCGAGCTCGGCGCCATCGAGGTGGCGGACGATTACCGCTCGATGGGGCTCGGCAAAGCGTTGATCGCGGCCGCCTTCGAACATGGCCAGCTCGACAATGCCATCGTCTACACCACCGAATATTACTGGCATTGGGACCTGGAAGGCAGCGGCCTGTCGGTCTGGGGTTACCGGGAAATGATGGAAAAGCTGATGAAGTCGGTCGGCATGGTATGGTTCGCGACCGACGATCCGGAAATTTGCGCCCATCCGGCCAATTGCCTCATGGTTCGGATCGGCAAAGACGTCCCGCTCGCGTCCGTCGAGCGTTTCGACCGCGTCCGGTTTCGGCAGCGTTTCATGTATTAG